The following is a genomic window from Mya arenaria isolate MELC-2E11 chromosome 4, ASM2691426v1.
acgtggattttcacaacatgcagatgattacgacgaagccttactctgcagtgcatggatgttgatgttgaaaaagttccatcaagaatgtttccagagaacaagCTGTTCTTACCGTCTTGGGACGTACGTGTGATGAGAaacctgtgctgcggaattcgtattttgtgttttggtaaccgacagctgattaaactggcaagcaaattttatggcattggtcgcatattgcctgttaagatggagatgtttgaaatgttctcgtgttgtttgtcactaatgtggctgtatttgttgactgactggatatttctgtgactagtaatctgcattatctggttggcggaacattgttatcagaaagttttcgaacaagatgctttctggcactatgattcgttagccatttgtctcccggaagtcctaacgcttcattattgaggtaagtatttgttggcgtttaaaccattttgtttacaaacaatgcggagggatatctaggtcgcgtgtgattagtctagccaatagaaatgtctgatatgttatcttacacatgtgtaagataaaaatattcgtaatgggtatattacacggaaaacaagggtaagcatgtgatacaCATTAAAtactataatgttatataaaggGTGGCACGTTTCAATAAAAAGACCCCAAAACgtttacaatatatatcaacaaaaaGATGGTTGGTGAACGGTTAAACGAAtttacaacaaacaataaatccAGAGTTTGTTTATAAGGTCCTATAATATTTTCCCTTTTTTTGCTCGTGGACTGTTAACACCTTCTTCATAAATGCAAGTTTTTGTTCGATTGTGTATCGAAGACCTACATCAGATTTAAAAGATGCAAACGTAGGAGTTATATCGCGGAACTGCATGTATTTTATGAGGGATTTCAACAACACAATTAGGAAATTAATTATCCCACAAGAGGCTGACCTTTGTGAATAACAAATTAGCTTTCAGTTCTGAGATTTGGGCAAATGAGAATATCCATAGAAAGGTAAAGGTTATTTAACCTGTTCCACAAATCTTGAACAATATTCATCCCAAGAAAATGTTTTCCAATGTCTCTTGTTTATTCAGAACATAATTGACGTAagttttcatttgtattattctataaataaacagataTTGTTCTGAAATGATAGAATTGCAATAACAATGGAACATAACGATGGcagtgtaaatattttatgcCACTTAGTTAACTCGTTGTTTGTTCCAAGAATTTGATTAAATCGATATTATTTTCCATGGTTTTCTTCAAAGGTTTTATTTGCAGTATATATTGAactaaagtatttattttaatttaactatGCTCCGACTTCTGAACAAgtgtgctaaaaatagaatttgcaTGGGATTCTTCtttagaaacatgttttatctTACTAAGCTGTTAATTggtaattgtttaaataatcaaaacattaaagagCTATACGATCAAGGCGTATTGTCTCATTGAAATCCTAAAACTCTTGCTTTGCATTCAAAGATGTATTAAACAAATTAGATAACCTttcataacatttcatttataatattatacgGTTCGTTTAATTACATTAATGTAAGTTATTATTCAATAGTactgttttatttgaacaattttcaagaactatttcttttatttttgaaaactgtttctATTATGAGAAGAGTCAGCTGTTTAGTCAACAAAGTAGGCAATTCTTCAGATCATGTGACTTTGGAACGAATgcatgttcttgtttttttaattcctgTTACTATTCTGAAAAGTGTGTTAGCGTTctgttttgtcaacattttgacaaacctcggtaaacctcgtttccgcaaaacaccctacgctcgggtcggaatgaacctatcttacactctcggccatggaagatacttataatctcgtATCATTACGGTACATTAGTATCGGATCGTATGTTAAAGTATCTGTGCTGTAATGTGTTTATTAATCTCGACTAAGACATACCTCCAGTCTCTCCCCAATCATTAACCTCTTAGTATTGCTATCCATTGCATTCTGTCGCATTTACTTGTTGTATCGGATCGTATCATACgttatataataatgatgtaGTATACCAAGACATACCTCCACTCTCTTCTGGAATTCAGCCACATTTCTTGTAATGGTGAAGCCGCCATTTACAGACAGGGTGGGGCCCACTGTTACATTATGCGGGTCTGGATGAAGGACTACGGGGTTGGGACTGAAGCTGAGGTGGTGTCCCGTTATAACAGCTTCCGTTTTATTGCAGTTGGAAAATAAGGAATGGTTCTGCACGAAGTGTAATTATGCAAGTCATTACAgtgaagagaaaaaaatatcatagtaCAATCATTATGTTGGAAACTTCTGATGtccaaaaatgtacaaaataaaaatataacttttgtaaCTTTTGAATGAATTATCTTATCGGATCGCTTACACATTTATGATCTCATTCGAACCAAAGTTGAGATATTTCATAAAACTGATGACAATAACCAAGcagttcttttttttaaacaatctcTACCTACTGTGTGTAACATGTCTGGTTTTATCTCTTCTAGTTGAACtcatttaatttagttttagcAAAACAATCAACAATTCACGACAATATCTTGCAAAAAGTACTTTTGCATTCACGAAATCAATGTAATCAATTGATATACTTTAACTTGTACTTCTATGTTTAAGATAACTTCATTTATGGCAAtggttataaatataatgttattgcaTATCACGTGAAAAGATGGGCGTTTACTTTTATGATTCATAAAAACTTACCGAAACAGAACTAAAATGACCATCCCTGTTGCATACTGAAAGTTTCCACAACAAAACTAGCATTAAGAACAAAGAAACTAATATATCCATAATGTTCAACCCATGTGTTTCTATAACGctgtataaatatgtttgtacGTATTTACTTCAGGTACAATAGAATCATGAAATAAAtctatatgaataaaagtgaGAAATAAGTTAACAAGTTGTTTTCTTGCGACGCGGAAGTTTATTCATGTACGTGTAAGTTAGATCTGTATACAGAgtgtttataatatttgttaccATTTCGCtgtatgacattttttaaaatatggaaTGTTCTTTCAAATAAAGTTCACCAAGTGTTAGGAGATATAATAAAGTTTCAATTGATAAATAACAAGAGCCGTTTTACGCGAAATAACTTCCCCTGAAGTATGTGGTGTAGGACCATCTTGTTGAAACCAAATACTATGATTTAAGTATGCATCTTTCCGTCTTAATGCTAGCACAAATTTCTTCTTTAAGATGTCGAGAACTGTTAATTGTCTCAACATCACCGTTAGTTGTCTCATCAACACCGTTAATTGTCTCAACATCACCGTCAATTGTCTCAACAATTGTCTCAACATCACCGTTAATTGTCTCAACATCACCGTTAATTGTCTCAACATCACCGTCAATTGTCTCAACATCACCGTCAATTGTCTCAACATCACCGTTAATTGTCTCAACATCACCGTCAATTGTCTCAACATCACCGTTAATTGTCTCAACATCACCGTCAATTGTCTCAACATCACCGTTAATTGTCTCAACATCACCGTTAATTGTCTCAACATCACTGTCAATTGTCTCAACATCCCCGTTAATTGTCTCAACAACATCACCGTTAATTGTCTCAACATCACCGTTAATTGTCTCAACATCACCGTCAATTGTCTCAACATCCCCGTTAATTGTCTCAACATCAACATCACCGTCAATTGTCTCAACATCACCGTCAATTGTCTCAACATCACTGTTAATTGTCTCAACATCACTGTTGATTGTCTCAACATCACCGTCAATTGTCTCAACATCACCGTCAATTGTCTCAACATCACTGTTAATTGTCTCAACATCACCGTTAATTGTCTCAACATCACCGTCAATTGTCTCAACATCACCGTTAATTGTCTCACCGTCAATTGTCTCAACATCACCGTTAATTGTCTCAACATCACTGTCAATTGTCTCAACATCACCGTTAATTGTCTCAACATCACCGTCAATTGTCTCAACATCACCGTTAATTGTCTCAACATCACCGTCAATTGTCTCAACATCACCGTTAATTGTCTCAACATCACCGTTAATTGTCTCAACATCACCGTtaattgtctcaagatcaccgTCAATTGTCTCAACATCACCGTTAATTGTCTCAACATCACCGTCAATTGTCTCAACATCACCGTCAATTGTCTCAACATCACCGTTAATTGTCTCAACATCACCGTCAATTGTCTCAACATCACCGTTAATTGTCTCAACCTCACCGTCAATTGTCTCAACATCACCGTTAATTGTCTCAACATCACTGTTAATTGTCTCAACATCACCGTTTTTATCCTCGAAAATGGACCAATAACATGCAATAAATCCCCCCCGATGAACTCAAGGCTGCCCAAACTGGTGAATTCTGTGAATGTATAGATCTTTCAATGCAAAAGTCTGAGGGTGGGGGTAGGGGTGGGGGTCTGTACACCAGAAGCgactgttttgtttgttcaccTGAGTCTTAAATAGAAATATACTTCGTCTGAGAACCAAATAGTGTCCGCTGTATCTGGTCGATCTTACATCCAGTTGGCAAGGAAGTCGGCTACTAATGTCAGTATCTTTTAAGTGttgctttattgaaattatgtAATGTATGATTATGTATGGTGATAATTTTAAGTCATACCTCAGTAGACACTAGAAACAGTAACTTTGTTAGTAATGTTACCTAATACTCTACGTACAGACTTCTGTAGTGTTTCTTTAATAACAGATTTCTGGTGTTTGATGCTCTGGAAGACCTGACTGCTTTCGGTCAGTGTTACCATGTCGTCTGTCAATAACTGACCCAGTCTTTTATTTGGTGCACTTACATCGTACTGAGTTTCTCATTCTCAGGATATCGTTTTTCCATTGATCTAATGGCTGTGAACGGCGAATAACTCTCATAATACAgcttttatcacatgcttaccgttgttttccgtgtaatatacccattacgattTTTTTCATCAACCTAAGATTAGTAGATttaaaaatttaaccatgctagaaagtCTTATCTTTTCATCCATGGTTAAGTGACATGTGGCGGTTGTACTTAACCACCCTGCTATTCGTTAACATTgtgattatttacattttgccCCTAGTATGACTGATAATGGTTCTTGAATATATAGGTATGCCGGTTTAGAGTTAGGGTTAGGGTTGTTGACAGATGCGCCTACCATTAGGGTTAGGGTTGTTGACAGATGCGCCTACCATTAGGGTTAGGGTTGTTGACAGATGCGCCTACCATTAGGGTAAGGGTTGTTGACAGATGCGCCTACCATTAGGGTTAGGGTTGTTGACAGATGCGCCTACCATTGCCTTAAATGATCAGTCTTCATCAAGACTGCCGTTTCCATAAAATAGATGTAGTCAAGGCTTCTGCATGATCCCTCTTCCAAACCGGTAAACCCAGAAAGAATAGTTACAGCTGTGTGGTAATTACAACCGTcgacatttttaaattatttaattatgatttataaACTGTATTCAGAATGTATATTTGGTCAATAATATTCTGTCTAGAACAACTCATTGAACTTTAGGGGTACAAAGTAATACTTAAATCGATTCactgttaacatttatttagatgaTGCACTCCAAACAAGACTTTCagttatatacaatgtacaagAGTCATAACATAATAtgtgtccaataatttgactgGTAGTTTCTGTGTCAGTCATATGCGCTAGGATCCTGGCTTCCCTTGCTGCAAGGCAACATAgtgaattattttgataatgcaCATTTATTGCGTTCGAGAAACCTAAAAAGAATTATTCTTTATTATGTCAATTATACTATTCTCGATAtaagtaaatttgtttttaaacaaaacgttacttacatgtgtaaataaaataatggcaACTACAAAGATAAAATTATAACCCTGATATGTAACCAGTATCCCCTAATACACAACGTTGGAGATCAAACAAACATTACGCAGCTATCAACATGACGTCATTGTTGACGCGGTCTGTGCAGAATAAGAAACgttcggagcacctcggccattttcatcgaaaacaacctcggttgtatatggacggtttacaatgtcagaaatcgatTCACTTTAACTAACTtccaagtagatcgcgtagtaatttcaatttagcaattAAACGACTTTTTTACGTAATgtctttactcttggaaatcttaattatgtttgcaatcatacacttcactggctatcaatttaaactaagatcgAAAATACAAGCTAAGATACTACATgttattcataatataattcaaaattctACGATCTACTTCTActaatgtaccggcatacatccgaggttgttttcgataaaaatggccgaggagttccgaatgaataCGGAAGAACCCCATGTGCTagaagagagagagaggggggggggatACTATTATTCAGACTACCACAAAATACGGCAGAAGCGCGAGATACTACTCTCAAACAggtaaataaattgaattacttGAACATAGTACGTTATCATAATAACTACCTGAAAGAGAACTTAAAATTGAGGCAACCGATGTGACGTCTGCCCTGTTTCAAGTTGATGTCGATGTCGAAATCTCATTCGAGACGAACATGCTGCTGTGggaattgaaatttaaaatgtgGCCACCAGTATATACCCTGAAAACCAGATGAAAATTGCATAAAGttagataaaaaacaaattgtttctgCTGTTCTGAAAACCACTTCCGGTGCAATGGAGGTCTTACTCACTTGGTCGTTAATTGAAATctaagtgtgtttgtttttaattgccgtatatttgtgttatttgaGCATTGTCAAACTCTAATGATAAAAACCAAGTTGAGGAAACGAATGAAACTTGACATCCGAGACATTTGTACAGTGATATCAGTTTAATATAGTGTCAGTGCAATGGAAAACTATAAGGACAATacgattatattttttttaagcgAGAATACCTCGATGATGGGACATGAAAAGTTCCATGCCTTGTTGATGTGTTGCGTTTTGTCATAAATTAATACGGGACAGTGGTTCTTGAACCGATTAAGCCACATAGGTCATTTGAATGGCAGAAGCGTAAAGGCAGCCATAAACACAGCTCTGTTGTTTCATAACCAAGTGTCGTCAGCTTAATCGAGTTTAGCAACTGAAATTCGAAGGAGTGTTATTCTGTCACCTGTAAGTATGGACATCACGACATAACGATTCAATAGCTGATCGCATTATCAATAAGATAAATTGAAACTAAAgttaaataagtaataaaaccATATGAAATATTAAGAATTATTCAAATCAGCAACAAAGCCAATACCATCACTCACATATCAATATTTACTCGTATGTCATCTCATACTTTCCTACATTTACTCGAATGTCATCACTCACTTCCCTTCCTCTGTTCGTATGTTATCCCTCACTTCCCTACTTCTATTCGTATGTCATCACTCTTTTCCCTACTTCTATTCGTATGTCATCACTCTCTTCCCTCCCTCTATTCGTATGTCATCACTCTTTTCCCTACTTCTATTCGTATGTCATCACTCTCTTCCCTACTTCTATTCGTATGTCATCACTCTCTTCCCTACCTCTATTCGTTTATCATCACTCTCTTCCCTACCTCTATTCGTATGTCATCACTCTCTTCCCTCCCTCTATTCGTATGTCATCACCCTTTTCCCTACTTCTATTCGTATGTCATCACTCTCTTCCCTGCCTCTATTCATTTATCATCACTCTATTCCCTACTTCTATTCGTTTATCATCACTCTCTTCCCTACATCTATTCGTATGTCATCACTCTCTTCCCTACCTCTATACGGTCGTTGTTCGAGATTGATCTTGAAATTTCTATTTTGCCGTAAAATTGCAAACTTGGTCCCGTCGAGAAGTTTTTTGGGTCTGGGTGTAGAACTATTGGGTTGGGGGAAAACGTGAGGTTATGGCCATATATAAAAGCCTCCGTTCTACTGCAGTTCTTGAAAAATGATTCGTTTCCTTCCTGCCTTCTGCTGGAGGCAAACTCTTCGTTCGGTTTGAATGTGGAAGTCGAAGTGTGGCTCTGTTTATGAGAAATGTGAGCATAGCATTGCATTTAAAAGAgttcgaaaaaaaatcaaaaacaagtaAAATGACATTATACCGTATATTGCTTGTCATTTGAATTGTTCGTTTTGAACACCCCGGGTGTGCTTTCTAAGGATGTATCTTATAGGTGTATTTGTAAATGTAGAAATGGTGAAAATCGAACTTACAACGAAATGTAAGTCGACCGCAGTCTCCCGACTAAATTGTCAACGATTACGTTAATcgttattgaaaaatatttgttgaatgtCTTGATGATTTTATACACACAGAAGCGTGTTGTGGCATAGAAGTTTGAATTAAGCTCGATTCCCATTGATCAACAAATGCTtgcatcatatatatatatatattaatataaatatacggTCATGTTCAAAAGAAAATTGGTTTGGGTTCCGCCTTCTATTTTCTGTAGTACAGTTAAAAAGTACACTATAACAAATTGTGTTTCACATGTAACTCTTGGTCCATATCGTGGACGATATCTTAGTCAGTGGAAGTTTTGTATATCTAACCTAAACGCTAAGTAATGATTCCCTGTGCGTTCTTCAATAGGCTAAGTAATGATTCCCTGTGCGTTCTCCAATAGGCTAAGTAATGATTCCCTGTGCGTTCTTCAATAGGCTAAGCAATGATTCCCTGTGCGTTCTACAATAGCCTAAGTAATGATTCCCTGCGCGTTCTTCAATAGGCTAAGCAATGATTCCCTGTGCGTTCTACAATAGCCTAAGTAATGATTCCCTGTGCGTTCTCCCATGGCCTAAGTAATGATTCCCTGTGCGTTCTACAATAGCCAAAGTAATGATTCCCTGTGCGTTCTTCAATAGGCTAAGTAATGATTCCCTGTGCGTTCTTCAATAGGCTAAGTAATGATTCCCTGTGCGTTCTTCAATAGGCTAAGTAATGATTCCCTGTGCGTTCTTCAATAGGCTAAGTAATGATTCCCTGTGCGTTCTACAATAGCCTTAGTAATGATTCCATGTGCGTTCTCCAATAGCATAAGTAATGATTCACTCTGCGTTCTCCAATAGCCTAAGTAATGATTCACTCTGCGTTCTCAAATAGGCTAAGTAATGATTCCCTGTGCGTTCTCCAATACGCTAAGTAATGATTCCCTGTGCGTTCTTCAAGTGGAAATCGGATATActataaataagtttacttaggggccttccacagtgcaaaagtcgtttgaaggaacaaaacattaaatgtttatttagttttgtggTTTAATATTTAGCAACCATGATacatatatccgttgcaacatggATAACTGTAAATAGAAGTTGATTAAATTCTATGaaaaattcttaataaaacagcatttgcatttttctggaaatgttttcatacaaaatgaatgtgttttgtgtcaaaatagtcaGTACTACCTAATAAACAATGAATTGTGGTTTTATGGTATTGCAGCAAGaatgatatttgcattttttgtaattagaaaatgaatatctttcttatttataaagaTAGCATCAATAActcacaagacattgttgaatatGTAGTCTGggacattttgacacaaaaacagtTATAGTGTCGATAGCCTTTTCCGAAAAAAAGCAAATGCTTATGCTTTTTggtccaaaatctgataaaatattatttcgtatAACTCCTTATTACCCCAAAATATGCTGCAAAGGATATATGTTTTACTTCCTAAGAAATTGTTCgtcaaagtttaataaataatgaacattttattttttgggtTTTGTACTTTTGAATGCCCTTAAATGAATCGTTGTGTAAAGAtctattaattaatgtttataacTTACTTAAACTGTTTACTTTTATGAATGGCAAAAGCTGTCTATTCGTATGTCATCACTCTCTTCCCTCCCTCTGAACTAATCCGATGGCGATTACAAACACAGCCATGTTCATCACGTACATTACAGGGCGCTCCATTGTGTTTTAGTAACTGTGATGGTTTGTGAAAAATATcgcatttttatcaaaaagggCTTCATTAATCTCTGATGAAAATACAAGGaaatttatatcatatcatatggTAACACTATTATCAAGTCACAAAAAACTCactgacaaaaatattgattatgtGATAGATACAGTACGagattttcttcaaaagtgtccaCTTACAGACGTAAGACgccgtttcgctaggacgaacaGCTATTCTGTCCGAGGCGAagtctgtaagaggacacttttgaagaaaaacgaGTAATTGTATCTGACATATACGatgataagtgtattgcataaaCTAGTGAgctaataaatgcattaataaataaaaaaatacagatttataaatataacataataaacagaaatctttttccgaaagataaacattagattattatcatggcctttctaaatacaatgtattggctagtgggattactcgaaattctcgtgcacggtccgcttacaaccgtaAGATGACCctttttcaatagctccgcTGGGGGTATAGTCGAATACTTTTTTGTCACCATCCCATGGCCTAGATGctttttattgtgactttaaataACGAACGCTTTTGAAAATTCTTCAAGAGATAGCATCAATCTATATATGCTTGTCAGGAATTTCGACAAGGTCGGTTATGATGATTGAGCTGCAAACACATGTTTTGCTGACCCTAGTTGACCATCAGACCCAATATGCACAGTTGTTTTCAAAGTCGTGAGTACTGTTTTGGAAATCAATGTAGTAGGCTTTTGTCTTTGTCTTTGTCATCCCGCGTGCGATGAGCGAGACAAAATGGTTCTGTAGGCCGGGTTATGTGTTTGCCTGTTTCCTTGCGGAAGTGCGGAGGTGCGCCCGTCCGCACTGAACCTTGTCCTGGATCTATCTTCAGCATGCATTAtaggacagacagacagacagacaggcaggcagacagacgGAATGACTGACAATTTATGAACTTGCACATATTATATCgtcacaaaacaaacatttttctaatacaatttgtcaacgtgtatgagcgattataataacaaacaataataaatacatcagACGGGTGGCGGGAACTGCATTGCGCTAGCTAATCTACGttttatgtatacatttgtttttaaggtCGACTGTCATATTGTTTCAGCAAACGGTATATGTCCTACGGTATTAATGAAGTAtgaagtttatatatatatatatatatatatatata
Proteins encoded in this region:
- the LOC128230151 gene encoding uncharacterized protein LOC128230151, which gives rise to MDILVSLFLMLVLLWKLSVCNRDGHFSSVSNHSLFSNCNKTEAVITGHHLSFSPNPVVLHPDPHNVTVGPTLSVNGGFTITRNVAEFQKRVEGKYQMPLIKKNFKPQPFRLQGDFKVDINIKENALNIGCFSFEFSFKTGEQLPNAFGLN